The Oharaeibacter diazotrophicus genome has a segment encoding these proteins:
- the mog gene encoding molybdopterin adenylyltransferase, translating to MVRIGIVTVSDRASRGEYADESGPAIAAWLARAVTSPYETLVRVVPDGVASVGDTLVALADEDGCDLVLTTGGTGPSPRDLTPEAMAAVVEKELPGFGELMRRISLEKVPTAILSRQTAGIRGSTLIVNLPGKPGSIRVCLDAVFPAVPYCLDLIGAGRIETDPSVCAAFRPA from the coding sequence ATGGTCAGGATCGGGATCGTCACGGTGTCGGATCGGGCGAGCCGCGGCGAGTACGCCGACGAGAGCGGCCCGGCGATCGCGGCCTGGCTCGCGCGGGCGGTGACGAGCCCCTACGAGACGCTGGTGCGGGTGGTGCCGGACGGCGTCGCCAGCGTCGGCGACACGCTGGTGGCCCTCGCCGACGAGGACGGCTGCGACCTCGTGCTGACCACCGGCGGCACCGGTCCGTCGCCGCGCGACCTGACGCCGGAGGCGATGGCGGCGGTGGTCGAGAAGGAACTGCCGGGCTTCGGCGAGCTGATGCGGCGGATCAGCCTCGAGAAGGTGCCGACCGCGATCCTGTCGCGGCAGACCGCCGGGATCCGCGGCAGCACGCTGATCGTCAACCTGCCGGGCAAGCCGGGCTCGATCCGGGTCTGCCTCGACGCGGTGTTCCCGGCCGTGCCCTACTGCCTCGACCTGATCGGCGCCGGCCGGATCGAGACCGATCCGTCGGTCTGTGCCGCCTTCCGGCCGGCCTGA
- a CDS encoding winged helix-turn-helix domain-containing protein, with protein MTREARRTATAEARDGADAAGPLDAPGLKLRIDFAGGARIGPGKIDLLEAVARTGSITAAGRALGMSYRRAWLLLDALNRTFDTPVVATAAGGAGGGGAEVTPFGLELIAAYRALQADCAALAAARFGVYAARLAPDAPTTDALGGD; from the coding sequence ATGACCCGCGAGGCGCGACGGACGGCGACGGCGGAGGCCCGTGACGGCGCGGACGCGGCCGGCCCCTTGGACGCGCCCGGCCTCAAGCTCCGGATCGACTTTGCCGGCGGCGCGCGTATCGGGCCGGGCAAGATCGACCTCCTGGAGGCGGTGGCGCGCACCGGCTCGATCACGGCGGCGGGCCGTGCGCTCGGCATGTCCTACCGCCGCGCCTGGCTGCTGCTCGACGCGCTGAACCGCACCTTCGACACCCCGGTCGTCGCGACCGCCGCCGGCGGGGCGGGCGGCGGCGGCGCCGAGGTCACGCCCTTCGGCCTCGAGTTGATCGCGGCCTATCGCGCGCTCCAGGCCGACTGCGCCGCGCTGGCGGCGGCGCGCTTCGGCGTCTACGCGGCCCGCCTCGCGCCGGACGCGCCCACGACCGACGCCCTCGGCGGGGATTGA